A window of the Tachyglossus aculeatus isolate mTacAcu1 chromosome 2, mTacAcu1.pri, whole genome shotgun sequence genome harbors these coding sequences:
- the GPR45 gene encoding probable G-protein coupled receptor 45 — MARNGSFHTSFPLNGSTPPPDSRSSALPAPLRIPTAVIMLLMIAVGFLGNAIVCLLVYQKPAMRSAINLLLGTLAFSDILLSLFCLPFAAVTLITGTWNFGAPYCRISATLYWFFVLEGVAVLLIISVDRFLIIVRHQDRLTPRRAEALIAGSWALSFCISCPSLAGWAFVEVPARAPQCVLGYTELPANRAYAVTLVAAVFFVPFAIMLYTYLCILNTARRNVVRIRHDRPLSRRGPDGLTGPRRPRRTAVDVSFKTRAFVTILILFVGFSFCWLPHTVFSLLSVFSQSFYYGSSFYATGTYTLGLSYLKSVFNPVIYCWRIKKFREACVEFLPSTFRIAPGVPGRTRRRIHPSTIYVCGEHQSAV; from the coding sequence ATGGCCCGCAACGGGAGCTTCCACACTTCCTTCCCCCTGAACGGTAGCACCCCACCGCCAGACTCCAGGTCTTCGGCTTTGCCCGCTCCGCTCCGGATACCCACAGCAGTAATCATGCTGCTGATGATCGCAGTTGGATTCCTGGGCAATGCGATCGTCTGCCTCCTCGTGTACCAGAAGCCCGCCATGCGCTCAGCCATCAACCTCCTCCTGGGCACCTTGGCCTTCTCGGACATCCTGCTGTCTTTATTCTGCCTGCCCTTCGCCGCCGTCACCCTCATCACGGGCACCTGGAACTTCGGGGCACCTTACTGCCGTATCTCGGCCACGCTGTACTGGTTCTTCGTCTTGGAAGGGGTGGCCGTCCTCCTGATCATCAGCGTGGACCGCTTCCTCATCATCGTCCGGCACCAAGACAGGTTGACCCCGCGCCGGGCCGAGGCGTTGATCGCCGGCTCCTGGGCCCTGTCTTTCTGCATCTCCTGCCCCTCGCTCGCGGGCTGGGCATTCGTGGAAGTGCCGGCCCGGGCTCCCCAGTGCGTCCTGGGGTACACGGAGCTTCCCGCCAACAGGGCCTACGCGGTGACGTTGGTGGCGGCCGTGTTCTTCGTGCCCTTCGCCATCATGCTGTACACCTACCTGTGCATCCTGAACACCGCGCGGAGGAACGTGGTCCGGATCCGCCACGACCGTCCCCTAAGCCGCCGCGGGCCCGACGGCCTGACGGGCCCACGGCGGCCTCGCCGGACGGCCGTGGACGTGAGCTTCAAAACCAGGGCCTTCGTGACCATCCTGATCCTGTTCGTGGGGTTCTCCTTCTGCTGGCTGCCTCACACGGTCTTCAGCCTGCTGTCCGTGTTCAGCCAGAGCTTTTACTACGGTTCTTCTTTCTACGCCACCGGCACCTACAcgctggggctcagttacctcaagtccGTCTTCAACCCCGTGATCTACTGTTGGAGAATTAAGAAGTTCCGGGAGGCCTGTGTGGAGTTCCTGCCCAGTACGTTCAGAATCGCTCCCGGAGTGCCCGGGAGGACCAGGAGAAGGATCCACCCCAGTACCATCTACGTGTGCGGGGAGCACCAGTCGGCCGTTTAG